The Cryptomeria japonica unplaced genomic scaffold, Sugi_1.0 HiC_scaffold_48, whole genome shotgun sequence genome contains a region encoding:
- the LOC131862583 gene encoding nuclear transport factor 2-like gives MESQQLQREFPASEVANEFVNQYYCVLNNCPDKLYEFYKDCSTITRPEPNGQLLHVTTLEAIKNNIVSSLNKGNAVKIGTVDSQEAYNESYIILVTGIILGHENVERKFAQSFLLAPQERGYFVLNDAFRYLEESQYSEDKTYMSANAVCDEPLQEEIVPAKEIQRFESQPSKLENKHATETVENEQQLKDIEKTISPPEETTKMSFLAVLLKENPHPIQRPTVVVKFPINTGLKANVPSQVHTTSQSLNSNSRKAPVNENSIHLRNLPWNSTITLLEEEFKKYGSIKPGGIQIRANKEKNFCYGFIEFQSSTSVESAVKASPIVISGRRVYVEKKRLAGFRGISQSLN, from the exons ATGGAATCCCAGCAGTTACAAAGAGAATTTCCTGCCTCTGAG GTTGCAAACGAATTTGTGAACCAGTATTACTGTGTTCTAAACAACTGTCCAGATAAGCTATACGAGTTCTACAAAGATTGCAGCACTATCACCCGCCCTGAACCCAATGGTCAATTGTTGCATGTAACAACCCTAGAA GCTATTAAAAACAATATAGTGTCTTCGCTCAATAAGGGAAATGCGGTTAAAATAGGAACTGTGGATTCACAAGAAGCTTATAATGAATCTTATATCATACTGGTAACTGGGATCATATTAGGGCACGAGAATGTCGAAAGAAAATTTGCCCAGTCTTTCCTTTTAGCACCACAGGAGAGAGGCTATTTTGTTCTAAACGATGCATTTCGGTATTTGGAAGAATCCCAGTATTCAGAAGACAAAACTTATATGTCGGCTAATGCTGTTTGTGATGAGCCTTTGCAGGAAG AGATAGTTCCTGcaaaagaaattcaaagatttgaaTCACAACCTTCGAAATTGGAAAATAAACATGCTACTGAAACTGTTGAGAATGAACAACagcttaaggatattgagaaaacTATTTCACCACCAGAAGAAACAACAAAAATGAGTTTTCTAGCAGTT CTTTTGAAAGAGAACCCACATCCTATTCAAAGGCCAACCGTTGTGGTGAAATTTCCAATAAATACCGGACTGAAAGCAAATGTACCATCACAAGTACATACAACATCACAATCCTTGAACTCTAATTCTCGAAAAGCCCCAG TCAATGAGAACTCAATCCATTTAAGAAATTTGCCATGGAATTCTACAATTACTTTGCTTGAAGAAGAGTTTAAAAAATATGGTTCTATAAAGCCCGGTGGAATTCAAATCAGAGCCAACAAG GAAAAAAACTTTTGCTATGGTTTCATTGAGTTCCAATCATCAACTTCTGTGGAGAGTGCTGTAAAG GCATCTCCTATTGTCATCTCTGGGCGTCGCGTATATGTTGAAAAGAAAAGGTTGGCTGGTTTCAGAGGAATTTCGCAAAGCCTTAATTAA